In Montipora capricornis isolate CH-2021 chromosome 4, ASM3666992v2, whole genome shotgun sequence, a single genomic region encodes these proteins:
- the LOC138045070 gene encoding cyclin-dependent kinase 2-associated protein 1-like isoform X1, which produces MESIQSKTQPAAQGANVLATSSPQASSSSAAATNQNSPGKYSELLAVIEELGKDIRPTYAGSKNAAERLKKGKWTGQKGVWAIVTNQMHAQEPFMA; this is translated from the exons ATGGAAAGCATTCAAAGCAAAACACAGCCAGCCGCTCAGG GTGCAAATGTTTTGGCGACTTCGTCTCCTCAAGCAAGCTCCTCATCGGCCGCCGCAACAAACCAGAATTCTCCTGGAAAATACTCTGAACTTCTAGCTGTGATCGAAGAATTAGGCAAGGACATTCGGCCTACGTATGCTGGTAGTAAAAACGCCGCAGAACGATTAAAGAAAG GCAAATGGACAGGGCAAAAAGGAGTCTGGGCTATAGTAACAAATCAAATGCATGCACAGGAGCCGTTCATGGCTTGA
- the LOC138045070 gene encoding cyclin-dependent kinase 2-associated protein 1-like isoform X2, with amino-acid sequence MESIQSKTQPAAQGANVLATSSPQASSSSAAATNQNSPGKYSELLAVIEELGKDIRPTYAGSKNAAERLKKGIMHARVLVRECLVETDKCARQ; translated from the exons ATGGAAAGCATTCAAAGCAAAACACAGCCAGCCGCTCAGG GTGCAAATGTTTTGGCGACTTCGTCTCCTCAAGCAAGCTCCTCATCGGCCGCCGCAACAAACCAGAATTCTCCTGGAAAATACTCTGAACTTCTAGCTGTGATCGAAGAATTAGGCAAGGACATTCGGCCTACGTATGCTGGTAGTAAAAACGCCGCAGAACGATTAAAGAAAG GCATAATGCATGCAAGAGTGCTGGTGAGGGAGTGCTTAGTTGAAACAGACAAATGCGCCAGGCAATAG
- the LOC138044998 gene encoding mitochondrial translation release factor in rescue-like: MIPLTFRVWNSFTEVTALGLRADLMGRLLVSAIFRATRVIDFVRFKHEVSLKENEIEENFIKGWGKGGQSVNKTNNCVQLKHKPSGIIVKCHESRSLARNRTLAREILKQKLDFLINGKESELAQATSKKKKRKADYARKRLRREQALVKGAESPNVEDDMTTFH; the protein is encoded by the exons ATGATTCCTTTAACATTTAGAGTATGGAATAGTTTTACCGAAGTCACTGCTTTGGGTTTAAGGGCAGATCTGATGGGACGTCTACTTGTATCCGCCATATTTCGAGCCACTCGTGTCATTGATTTCGTTCGATTTAAGCACGAAGTATCTCTCAAGGAAAATGAAATAGAAGAAAACTTTATCAAAGGTTGGGGAAAGGGCGGGCAAAGCGTCAACAAAACCAACAATTGTGTACAACTGAAACATAAGCCCTCGGGGATTATTGTGAAG tgtCATGAAAGTCGGTCTCTTGCAAGAAATAGAACACTTGCTAGAGAAATTCTGAAGCAAAAACTTGATTTTCTAATCAACGGAAAGGAGAGTGAACTTGCCCAAGCtacttcaaagaaaaagaaaaggaaagcagATTATGCAAGGAAAAGACTACGACGCGAGCAAGCACTGGTAAAAGGTGCTGAGTCACCTAATGTGGAAGATGACATGACAACATTTCACTAA